A region of Pan troglodytes isolate AG18354 chromosome 23, NHGRI_mPanTro3-v2.0_pri, whole genome shotgun sequence DNA encodes the following proteins:
- the INPP5J gene encoding phosphatidylinositol 4,5-bisphosphate 5-phosphatase A isoform X5 — MEGQSSRGSRRPGTRAGLGSLPMPQGVAQTGAPSKVDSSFQLPAKKNAALGPSEPRITVVTWNVGTAMPPDDVTSLLHLGGGDDSDGADMIAIGLQEVNSMLNKRLKDALFTDQWSELFMDALGPFNFVLVSSVRMQGVILLLFAKYYHLPFLRDVQTDCTRTGLGGYWGNKGGVSVRLAAFGHMLCFLNCHLPAHMDKAEQRKDNFQTILSLQQFQGPGAQGILDHDLVFWFGDLNFRIESYDLHFVKFAIDSDQLHQLWEKDQLNIAKNTWPILKGFQEGPLNFAPTFKFDVGTNKYDTSAKKRKPAWTDRILWKVKAPGGGPSPSGRKSHRLQVTQHSYRSHMEYTVSDHKPVAAQFLLQFAFRDDMPLVRLEVADEWVRPEQAVVRYRMETVFARSSWDWIGLYRVGFRHCKDYVAYVWAKHEDVDGNTYQVTFSEESLPKGHGDFILGYYSHNHSILIGVTEPFQISLPSSELASSSTDSSGTSSEGEDDSTLELLAPKSRSPSPGKSKRHRSRSPGLARFPGLALRPSSCERRGASRSPSPQSRRLSRVAPDRSSNGSSRGSSEEGPSGLPGPWAFPPAVPRSLGLLPALRLETVDPGGGGSWGPDREALAPNSLSPSPQGHRGLEEGGLGP, encoded by the exons ATGGAGGGCCAGAGCAGCAGGGGCAGCAGGAGGCCAGGGACCCGGGCTGGCCTGGGTTCCCTGCCCATGCCCCAGGGTGTTGCCCAAACTGGGGCACCCTCCAAG GTGGACTCAAGTTTTCAGCTCCCAGCAAAGAAGAACGCAGCCCTAGGACCCTCGGAACCAAG GATCACTGTGGTCACATGGAACGTGGGCACTGCCATGCCCCCAGACGATGTCACATCCCTCCTCCACCTGGGCGGTGGTGACGACAGCGACGGCGCAGACATGATCGCCATAGG GTTGCAGGAAGTGAACTCCATGCTCAACAAGCGACTCAAGGATGCCCTCTTCACGGACCAGTGGAGTGAGCTGTTCATGGATGCACTGGGGCCCTTCAACTTCGTGCTG GTGAGTTCGGTGAGGATGCAGGGTGTCATCCTGCTGCTGTTCGCCAAGTACTACCACCTGCCCTTCCTGCGAGACGTGCAGACCGACTGCACACGCACTGGCCTGGGCGGCTACTGG GGTAACAAGGGTGGCGTGAGCGTGCGCCTGGCGGCCTTCGGGCACATGCTCTGCTTCCTGAACTGCCACTTGCCTGCGCATATGGACAAGGCGGAGCAGCGCAAGGACAACTTCCAGACCATCCTCAGCCTCCAGCAGTTCCAAGGGCCGGGCGCACAGGGCATCCTGGATCATGA CCTCGTGTTCTGGTTCGGGGACCTGAACTTCCGCATTGAGAGCTATGACCTGCACTTTGTCAAGTTTGCCATCGACAGTGACCAGCTCCATCAGCTCTGGGAGAAGGACCAG CTCAACATCGCCAAGAACACCTGGCCCATTCTGAAGGGCTTTCAGGAGGGGCCCCTCAACTTCGCTCCCACCTTCAAGTTTGATGTGGGTACCAACAAATACGATACCAG TGCCAAGAAACGGAAGCCAGCTTGGACAGACCGTATCCTATGGAAGGTCAAGGCTCCAGGTGGGGGTCCCAGCCCCTCAGGACGGAAGAGCCACCGACTCCAGGTGACGCAGCACAGCTACCGCAGCCACATGGAATACACAGTCAGCGACCACAAGCCTGTGGCTGCCCAGTTCCTCCTGCAG TTTGCCTTCAGGGACGACATGCCACTGGTGCGGCTGGAGGTGGCAGATGAGTGGGTGCGGCCCGAGCAGGCGGTGGTGAGGTACCGCATGGAAACAGTGTTCGCCCGCAGCTCCTGGGACTGGATCGGCTTGTACCGG GTGGGTTTCCGCCATTGCAAGGACTATGTGGCTTATGTCTGGGCCAAACATGAAGATGTGGATGGGAATACCTACCAG GTAACATTCAGTGAGGAATCACTGCCCAAGGGCCATGGAGACTTCATCCTGGGCTACTATAGTCACAACCACAGCATCCTCATCGGCGTCACTGAACCCTTCCAG ATCTCGCTGCCTTCCTCGGAGTTGGCCAGCAGCAGCACAGACAGCTCAGGCACCAGCTCAGAGGGAGAGGATGACAGCACACTGGAGCTCCTTGCACCCAAGTCCCGCAGCCCCAGTCCTGGCAAGTCCAAGCGACACCGCAGCCGCAGCCCGGGACTGGCCAGGTTCCCTGGGCTTGCCCTACGGCCCTCATCCTGTGAACGCCGTGGTGCCAGCCGTAGCCCCTCACCCCAGAGCCGCCGCCTGTCCCGAGTGGCTCCTGACAGGAGCAGTAATGGCAGCAGCCGGGGAAGTAGTGAAGAGGGGCCCTCTGGGTTGCCTGGCCCCTGGGCCTTCCCACCAGCTGTGCCTCGAAGCCTGGGCCTGTTGCCCGCCTTGCGCCTAGAGACTGTAGACCCTGGTGGTGGTGGTTCCTGGGGACCTGATCGGGAGGCCCTGGCCCCCAACAGCCTGTCTCCTAGTCCCCAGGGCCATCGGGGGCTGGAGGAAGGGGGCCTGGGGCCCTGA
- the INPP5J gene encoding phosphatidylinositol 4,5-bisphosphate 5-phosphatase A isoform X2, with amino-acid sequence MEGQSSRGSRRPGTRAGLGSLPMPQGVAQTGAPSKVDSSFQLPAKKNAALGPSEPRLALAPVGPRAAMSASSEGPRLALASPRPILAPLCTPEGQKTATAHRSSSLAPTSVGQLVMSASAGPKPPPATTGSVLAPTSLGQLVMPASAGPRSPPATLGPNLAPTSRDQKQEPPSSVGPKPTLAASGLSLALASEEQPPELPSTPSPVPSPVLSPSQQQALAPASTASGTASVGQTSARKRDAPAPRPLPASEGHLQPPAQTSGPTGSPPCIQTSPDPRLSPSFRARPEALHSSPEDPVLPRPPQTLPLDVGQGPSEPGTHSPGLLSPTFRPGAPSGQTVPPPLPKPPRSPSRSPSRSPNRSPCVPPAPDMALPRLGTQSTGPGRCLSPNLQAQEAPAPVTTSSSTSTLSSSPWSAQPTCKSDPGFRITVVTWNVGTAMPPDDVTSLLHLGGGDDSDGADMIAIGLQEVNSMLNKRLKDALFTDQWSELFMDALGPFNFVLVSSVRMQGVILLLFAKYYHLPFLRDVQTDCTRTGLGGYWGNKGGVSVRLAAFGHMLCFLNCHLPAHMDKAEQRKDNFQTILSLQQFQGPGAQGILDHDLVFWFGDLNFRIESYDLHFVKFAIDSDQLHQLWEKDQLNIAKNTWPILKGFQEGPLNFAPTFKFDVGTNKYDTSAKKRKPAWTDRILWKVKAPGGGPSPSGRKSHRLQVTQHSYRSHMEYTVSDHKPVAAQFLLQFAFRDDMPLVRLEVADEWVRPEQAVVRYRMETVFARSSWDWIGLYRVTFSEESLPKGHGDFILGYYSHNHSILIGVTEPFQISLPSSELASSSTDSSGTSSEGEDDSTLELLAPKSRSPSPGKSKRHRSRSPGLARFPGLALRPSSCERRGASRSPSPQSRRLSRVAPDRSSNGSSRGSSEEGPSGLPGPWAFPPAVPRSLGLLPALRLETVDPGGGGSWGPDREALAPNSLSPSPQGHRGLEEGGLGP; translated from the exons ATGGAGGGCCAGAGCAGCAGGGGCAGCAGGAGGCCAGGGACCCGGGCTGGCCTGGGTTCCCTGCCCATGCCCCAGGGTGTTGCCCAAACTGGGGCACCCTCCAAG GTGGACTCAAGTTTTCAGCTCCCAGCAAAGAAGAACGCAGCCCTAGGACCCTCGGAACCAAGGTTGGCTCTGGCACCTGTAGGGCCACGGGCAGCTATGTCAGCTTCCTCAGAAGGACCGAGGCTGGCTCTGGCATCTCCCCGACCAATCCTGGCTCCACTGTGTACCCCTGAAGGGCAGAAAACAGCTACTGCCCACCGCAGCTCCAGCCTGGCCCCAACATCTGTGGGCCAGCTGGTGATGTCTGCTTCAGCTGGACCAAAGCCTCCCCCAGCGACTACAGGCTCAGTTCTGGCTCCGACGTCCCTGGGGCAGCTGGTGATGCCTGCCTCAGCAGGGCCAAGATCTCCCCCAGCCACCCTGGGGCCCAATCTGGCCCCAACCTCCAGAGACCAGAAGCAGGAGCCACCTTCCTCCGTGGGACCCAAGCCAACACTGGCAGCCTCTGGCCTGAGCCTGGCCCTGGCTTCTGAGGAGCAGCCCCCAGAACTCCCCTCCACCCCTTCCCCAGTGCCCAGTCCAGTTCTGTCTCCATCTCAGCAACAGGCTCTGGCTCCAGCATCCACGGCATCAGGCACAGCCTCTGTGGGACAGACATCAGCTAGAAAGAGGGATGCCCCAGCCCCTAGACCTCTCCCTGCTTCTGAGGGGCATCTCCAGCCTCCAGCTCAGACATCTGGTCCTACAGGCTCCCCACCCTGCATCCAAACCTCCCCAGACCCTCGGCTCTCCCCCTCCTTCCGAGCCCGGCCTGAGGCCCTCCACAGCAGCCCTGAGGATCCTGTTTTGCCACGGCCACCCCAGACCTTGCCCTTGGATGTGGGCCAGGGTCCTTCAGAGCCTGGCACCCACTCCCCTGGACTTCTGTCCCCCACCTTCCGGCCTGGGGCCCCCTCAGGCCAGACTGTGcccccacctctgcccaagcCACCCCGATCACCCAGCCGTTCCCCAAGCCGCTCCCCAAATCGCTCTCCCTGtgttcccccagcccctgacatgGCCCTCCCAAGGCTTGGCACCCAGAGTACAGGGCCTGGCAGGTGCCTGAGCCCCAACCTTCAGGCCCAAGAAGCCCCAGCCCCAGTCACCACCTCCTCTTCTACATCCACCCTGTCATCCTCCCCTTGGTCAGCTCAGCCTACCTGCAAGAGCGACCCCGGCTTCCG GATCACTGTGGTCACATGGAACGTGGGCACTGCCATGCCCCCAGACGATGTCACATCCCTCCTCCACCTGGGCGGTGGTGACGACAGCGACGGCGCAGACATGATCGCCATAGG GTTGCAGGAAGTGAACTCCATGCTCAACAAGCGACTCAAGGATGCCCTCTTCACGGACCAGTGGAGTGAGCTGTTCATGGATGCACTGGGGCCCTTCAACTTCGTGCTG GTGAGTTCGGTGAGGATGCAGGGTGTCATCCTGCTGCTGTTCGCCAAGTACTACCACCTGCCCTTCCTGCGAGACGTGCAGACCGACTGCACACGCACTGGCCTGGGCGGCTACTGG GGTAACAAGGGTGGCGTGAGCGTGCGCCTGGCGGCCTTCGGGCACATGCTCTGCTTCCTGAACTGCCACTTGCCTGCGCATATGGACAAGGCGGAGCAGCGCAAGGACAACTTCCAGACCATCCTCAGCCTCCAGCAGTTCCAAGGGCCGGGCGCACAGGGCATCCTGGATCATGA CCTCGTGTTCTGGTTCGGGGACCTGAACTTCCGCATTGAGAGCTATGACCTGCACTTTGTCAAGTTTGCCATCGACAGTGACCAGCTCCATCAGCTCTGGGAGAAGGACCAG CTCAACATCGCCAAGAACACCTGGCCCATTCTGAAGGGCTTTCAGGAGGGGCCCCTCAACTTCGCTCCCACCTTCAAGTTTGATGTGGGTACCAACAAATACGATACCAG TGCCAAGAAACGGAAGCCAGCTTGGACAGACCGTATCCTATGGAAGGTCAAGGCTCCAGGTGGGGGTCCCAGCCCCTCAGGACGGAAGAGCCACCGACTCCAGGTGACGCAGCACAGCTACCGCAGCCACATGGAATACACAGTCAGCGACCACAAGCCTGTGGCTGCCCAGTTCCTCCTGCAG TTTGCCTTCAGGGACGACATGCCACTGGTGCGGCTGGAGGTGGCAGATGAGTGGGTGCGGCCCGAGCAGGCGGTGGTGAGGTACCGCATGGAAACAGTGTTCGCCCGCAGCTCCTGGGACTGGATCGGCTTGTACCGG GTAACATTCAGTGAGGAATCACTGCCCAAGGGCCATGGAGACTTCATCCTGGGCTACTATAGTCACAACCACAGCATCCTCATCGGCGTCACTGAACCCTTCCAG ATCTCGCTGCCTTCCTCGGAGTTGGCCAGCAGCAGCACAGACAGCTCAGGCACCAGCTCAGAGGGAGAGGATGACAGCACACTGGAGCTCCTTGCACCCAAGTCCCGCAGCCCCAGTCCTGGCAAGTCCAAGCGACACCGCAGCCGCAGCCCGGGACTGGCCAGGTTCCCTGGGCTTGCCCTACGGCCCTCATCCTGTGAACGCCGTGGTGCCAGCCGTAGCCCCTCACCCCAGAGCCGCCGCCTGTCCCGAGTGGCTCCTGACAGGAGCAGTAATGGCAGCAGCCGGGGAAGTAGTGAAGAGGGGCCCTCTGGGTTGCCTGGCCCCTGGGCCTTCCCACCAGCTGTGCCTCGAAGCCTGGGCCTGTTGCCCGCCTTGCGCCTAGAGACTGTAGACCCTGGTGGTGGTGGTTCCTGGGGACCTGATCGGGAGGCCCTGGCCCCCAACAGCCTGTCTCCTAGTCCCCAGGGCCATCGGGGGCTGGAGGAAGGGGGCCTGGGGCCCTGA
- the INPP5J gene encoding phosphatidylinositol 4,5-bisphosphate 5-phosphatase A isoform X3 has translation MSASSEGPRLALASPRPILAPLCTPEGQKTATAHRSSSLAPTSVGQLVMSASAGPKPPPATTGSVLAPTSLGQLVMPASAGPRSPPATLGPNLAPTSRDQKQEPPSSVGPKPTLAASGLSLALASEEQPPELPSTPSPVPSPVLSPSQQQALAPASTASGTASVGQTSARKRDAPAPRPLPASEGHLQPPAQTSGPTGSPPCIQTSPDPRLSPSFRARPEALHSSPEDPVLPRPPQTLPLDVGQGPSEPGTHSPGLLSPTFRPGAPSGQTVPPPLPKPPRSPSRSPSRSPNRSPCVPPAPDMALPRLGTQSTGPGRCLSPNLQAQEAPAPVTTSSSTSTLSSSPWSAQPTCKSDPGFRITVVTWNVGTAMPPDDVTSLLHLGGGDDSDGADMIAIGLQEVNSMLNKRLKDALFTDQWSELFMDALGPFNFVLVSSVRMQGVILLLFAKYYHLPFLRDVQTDCTRTGLGGYWGNKGGVSVRLAAFGHMLCFLNCHLPAHMDKAEQRKDNFQTILSLQQFQGPGAQGILDHDLVFWFGDLNFRIESYDLHFVKFAIDSDQLHQLWEKDQLNIAKNTWPILKGFQEGPLNFAPTFKFDVGTNKYDTSAKKRKPAWTDRILWKVKAPGGGPSPSGRKSHRLQVTQHSYRSHMEYTVSDHKPVAAQFLLQFAFRDDMPLVRLEVADEWVRPEQAVVRYRMETVFARSSWDWIGLYRVGFRHCKDYVAYVWAKHEDVDGNTYQVTFSEESLPKGHGDFILGYYSHNHSILIGVTEPFQISLPSSELASSSTDSSGTSSEGEDDSTLELLAPKSRSPSPGKSKRHRSRSPGLARFPGLALRPSSCERRGASRSPSPQSRRLSRVAPDRSSNGSSRGSSEEGPSGLPGPWAFPPAVPRSLGLLPALRLETVDPGGGGSWGPDREALAPNSLSPSPQGHRGLEEGGLGP, from the exons ATGTCAGCTTCCTCAGAAGGACCGAGGCTGGCTCTGGCATCTCCCCGACCAATCCTGGCTCCACTGTGTACCCCTGAAGGGCAGAAAACAGCTACTGCCCACCGCAGCTCCAGCCTGGCCCCAACATCTGTGGGCCAGCTGGTGATGTCTGCTTCAGCTGGACCAAAGCCTCCCCCAGCGACTACAGGCTCAGTTCTGGCTCCGACGTCCCTGGGGCAGCTGGTGATGCCTGCCTCAGCAGGGCCAAGATCTCCCCCAGCCACCCTGGGGCCCAATCTGGCCCCAACCTCCAGAGACCAGAAGCAGGAGCCACCTTCCTCCGTGGGACCCAAGCCAACACTGGCAGCCTCTGGCCTGAGCCTGGCCCTGGCTTCTGAGGAGCAGCCCCCAGAACTCCCCTCCACCCCTTCCCCAGTGCCCAGTCCAGTTCTGTCTCCATCTCAGCAACAGGCTCTGGCTCCAGCATCCACGGCATCAGGCACAGCCTCTGTGGGACAGACATCAGCTAGAAAGAGGGATGCCCCAGCCCCTAGACCTCTCCCTGCTTCTGAGGGGCATCTCCAGCCTCCAGCTCAGACATCTGGTCCTACAGGCTCCCCACCCTGCATCCAAACCTCCCCAGACCCTCGGCTCTCCCCCTCCTTCCGAGCCCGGCCTGAGGCCCTCCACAGCAGCCCTGAGGATCCTGTTTTGCCACGGCCACCCCAGACCTTGCCCTTGGATGTGGGCCAGGGTCCTTCAGAGCCTGGCACCCACTCCCCTGGACTTCTGTCCCCCACCTTCCGGCCTGGGGCCCCCTCAGGCCAGACTGTGcccccacctctgcccaagcCACCCCGATCACCCAGCCGTTCCCCAAGCCGCTCCCCAAATCGCTCTCCCTGtgttcccccagcccctgacatgGCCCTCCCAAGGCTTGGCACCCAGAGTACAGGGCCTGGCAGGTGCCTGAGCCCCAACCTTCAGGCCCAAGAAGCCCCAGCCCCAGTCACCACCTCCTCTTCTACATCCACCCTGTCATCCTCCCCTTGGTCAGCTCAGCCTACCTGCAAGAGCGACCCCGGCTTCCG GATCACTGTGGTCACATGGAACGTGGGCACTGCCATGCCCCCAGACGATGTCACATCCCTCCTCCACCTGGGCGGTGGTGACGACAGCGACGGCGCAGACATGATCGCCATAGG GTTGCAGGAAGTGAACTCCATGCTCAACAAGCGACTCAAGGATGCCCTCTTCACGGACCAGTGGAGTGAGCTGTTCATGGATGCACTGGGGCCCTTCAACTTCGTGCTG GTGAGTTCGGTGAGGATGCAGGGTGTCATCCTGCTGCTGTTCGCCAAGTACTACCACCTGCCCTTCCTGCGAGACGTGCAGACCGACTGCACACGCACTGGCCTGGGCGGCTACTGG GGTAACAAGGGTGGCGTGAGCGTGCGCCTGGCGGCCTTCGGGCACATGCTCTGCTTCCTGAACTGCCACTTGCCTGCGCATATGGACAAGGCGGAGCAGCGCAAGGACAACTTCCAGACCATCCTCAGCCTCCAGCAGTTCCAAGGGCCGGGCGCACAGGGCATCCTGGATCATGA CCTCGTGTTCTGGTTCGGGGACCTGAACTTCCGCATTGAGAGCTATGACCTGCACTTTGTCAAGTTTGCCATCGACAGTGACCAGCTCCATCAGCTCTGGGAGAAGGACCAG CTCAACATCGCCAAGAACACCTGGCCCATTCTGAAGGGCTTTCAGGAGGGGCCCCTCAACTTCGCTCCCACCTTCAAGTTTGATGTGGGTACCAACAAATACGATACCAG TGCCAAGAAACGGAAGCCAGCTTGGACAGACCGTATCCTATGGAAGGTCAAGGCTCCAGGTGGGGGTCCCAGCCCCTCAGGACGGAAGAGCCACCGACTCCAGGTGACGCAGCACAGCTACCGCAGCCACATGGAATACACAGTCAGCGACCACAAGCCTGTGGCTGCCCAGTTCCTCCTGCAG TTTGCCTTCAGGGACGACATGCCACTGGTGCGGCTGGAGGTGGCAGATGAGTGGGTGCGGCCCGAGCAGGCGGTGGTGAGGTACCGCATGGAAACAGTGTTCGCCCGCAGCTCCTGGGACTGGATCGGCTTGTACCGG GTGGGTTTCCGCCATTGCAAGGACTATGTGGCTTATGTCTGGGCCAAACATGAAGATGTGGATGGGAATACCTACCAG GTAACATTCAGTGAGGAATCACTGCCCAAGGGCCATGGAGACTTCATCCTGGGCTACTATAGTCACAACCACAGCATCCTCATCGGCGTCACTGAACCCTTCCAG ATCTCGCTGCCTTCCTCGGAGTTGGCCAGCAGCAGCACAGACAGCTCAGGCACCAGCTCAGAGGGAGAGGATGACAGCACACTGGAGCTCCTTGCACCCAAGTCCCGCAGCCCCAGTCCTGGCAAGTCCAAGCGACACCGCAGCCGCAGCCCGGGACTGGCCAGGTTCCCTGGGCTTGCCCTACGGCCCTCATCCTGTGAACGCCGTGGTGCCAGCCGTAGCCCCTCACCCCAGAGCCGCCGCCTGTCCCGAGTGGCTCCTGACAGGAGCAGTAATGGCAGCAGCCGGGGAAGTAGTGAAGAGGGGCCCTCTGGGTTGCCTGGCCCCTGGGCCTTCCCACCAGCTGTGCCTCGAAGCCTGGGCCTGTTGCCCGCCTTGCGCCTAGAGACTGTAGACCCTGGTGGTGGTGGTTCCTGGGGACCTGATCGGGAGGCCCTGGCCCCCAACAGCCTGTCTCCTAGTCCCCAGGGCCATCGGGGGCTGGAGGAAGGGGGCCTGGGGCCCTGA
- the INPP5J gene encoding phosphatidylinositol 4,5-bisphosphate 5-phosphatase A isoform X1 gives MEGQSSRGSRRPGTRAGLGSLPMPQGVAQTGAPSKVDSSFQLPAKKNAALGPSEPRLALAPVGPRAAMSASSEGPRLALASPRPILAPLCTPEGQKTATAHRSSSLAPTSVGQLVMSASAGPKPPPATTGSVLAPTSLGQLVMPASAGPRSPPATLGPNLAPTSRDQKQEPPSSVGPKPTLAASGLSLALASEEQPPELPSTPSPVPSPVLSPSQQQALAPASTASGTASVGQTSARKRDAPAPRPLPASEGHLQPPAQTSGPTGSPPCIQTSPDPRLSPSFRARPEALHSSPEDPVLPRPPQTLPLDVGQGPSEPGTHSPGLLSPTFRPGAPSGQTVPPPLPKPPRSPSRSPSRSPNRSPCVPPAPDMALPRLGTQSTGPGRCLSPNLQAQEAPAPVTTSSSTSTLSSSPWSAQPTCKSDPGFRITVVTWNVGTAMPPDDVTSLLHLGGGDDSDGADMIAIGLQEVNSMLNKRLKDALFTDQWSELFMDALGPFNFVLVSSVRMQGVILLLFAKYYHLPFLRDVQTDCTRTGLGGYWGNKGGVSVRLAAFGHMLCFLNCHLPAHMDKAEQRKDNFQTILSLQQFQGPGAQGILDHDLVFWFGDLNFRIESYDLHFVKFAIDSDQLHQLWEKDQLNIAKNTWPILKGFQEGPLNFAPTFKFDVGTNKYDTSAKKRKPAWTDRILWKVKAPGGGPSPSGRKSHRLQVTQHSYRSHMEYTVSDHKPVAAQFLLQFAFRDDMPLVRLEVADEWVRPEQAVVRYRMETVFARSSWDWIGLYRVGFRHCKDYVAYVWAKHEDVDGNTYQVTFSEESLPKGHGDFILGYYSHNHSILIGVTEPFQISLPSSELASSSTDSSGTSSEGEDDSTLELLAPKSRSPSPGKSKRHRSRSPGLARFPGLALRPSSCERRGASRSPSPQSRRLSRVAPDRSSNGSSRGSSEEGPSGLPGPWAFPPAVPRSLGLLPALRLETVDPGGGGSWGPDREALAPNSLSPSPQGHRGLEEGGLGP, from the exons ATGGAGGGCCAGAGCAGCAGGGGCAGCAGGAGGCCAGGGACCCGGGCTGGCCTGGGTTCCCTGCCCATGCCCCAGGGTGTTGCCCAAACTGGGGCACCCTCCAAG GTGGACTCAAGTTTTCAGCTCCCAGCAAAGAAGAACGCAGCCCTAGGACCCTCGGAACCAAGGTTGGCTCTGGCACCTGTAGGGCCACGGGCAGCTATGTCAGCTTCCTCAGAAGGACCGAGGCTGGCTCTGGCATCTCCCCGACCAATCCTGGCTCCACTGTGTACCCCTGAAGGGCAGAAAACAGCTACTGCCCACCGCAGCTCCAGCCTGGCCCCAACATCTGTGGGCCAGCTGGTGATGTCTGCTTCAGCTGGACCAAAGCCTCCCCCAGCGACTACAGGCTCAGTTCTGGCTCCGACGTCCCTGGGGCAGCTGGTGATGCCTGCCTCAGCAGGGCCAAGATCTCCCCCAGCCACCCTGGGGCCCAATCTGGCCCCAACCTCCAGAGACCAGAAGCAGGAGCCACCTTCCTCCGTGGGACCCAAGCCAACACTGGCAGCCTCTGGCCTGAGCCTGGCCCTGGCTTCTGAGGAGCAGCCCCCAGAACTCCCCTCCACCCCTTCCCCAGTGCCCAGTCCAGTTCTGTCTCCATCTCAGCAACAGGCTCTGGCTCCAGCATCCACGGCATCAGGCACAGCCTCTGTGGGACAGACATCAGCTAGAAAGAGGGATGCCCCAGCCCCTAGACCTCTCCCTGCTTCTGAGGGGCATCTCCAGCCTCCAGCTCAGACATCTGGTCCTACAGGCTCCCCACCCTGCATCCAAACCTCCCCAGACCCTCGGCTCTCCCCCTCCTTCCGAGCCCGGCCTGAGGCCCTCCACAGCAGCCCTGAGGATCCTGTTTTGCCACGGCCACCCCAGACCTTGCCCTTGGATGTGGGCCAGGGTCCTTCAGAGCCTGGCACCCACTCCCCTGGACTTCTGTCCCCCACCTTCCGGCCTGGGGCCCCCTCAGGCCAGACTGTGcccccacctctgcccaagcCACCCCGATCACCCAGCCGTTCCCCAAGCCGCTCCCCAAATCGCTCTCCCTGtgttcccccagcccctgacatgGCCCTCCCAAGGCTTGGCACCCAGAGTACAGGGCCTGGCAGGTGCCTGAGCCCCAACCTTCAGGCCCAAGAAGCCCCAGCCCCAGTCACCACCTCCTCTTCTACATCCACCCTGTCATCCTCCCCTTGGTCAGCTCAGCCTACCTGCAAGAGCGACCCCGGCTTCCG GATCACTGTGGTCACATGGAACGTGGGCACTGCCATGCCCCCAGACGATGTCACATCCCTCCTCCACCTGGGCGGTGGTGACGACAGCGACGGCGCAGACATGATCGCCATAGG GTTGCAGGAAGTGAACTCCATGCTCAACAAGCGACTCAAGGATGCCCTCTTCACGGACCAGTGGAGTGAGCTGTTCATGGATGCACTGGGGCCCTTCAACTTCGTGCTG GTGAGTTCGGTGAGGATGCAGGGTGTCATCCTGCTGCTGTTCGCCAAGTACTACCACCTGCCCTTCCTGCGAGACGTGCAGACCGACTGCACACGCACTGGCCTGGGCGGCTACTGG GGTAACAAGGGTGGCGTGAGCGTGCGCCTGGCGGCCTTCGGGCACATGCTCTGCTTCCTGAACTGCCACTTGCCTGCGCATATGGACAAGGCGGAGCAGCGCAAGGACAACTTCCAGACCATCCTCAGCCTCCAGCAGTTCCAAGGGCCGGGCGCACAGGGCATCCTGGATCATGA CCTCGTGTTCTGGTTCGGGGACCTGAACTTCCGCATTGAGAGCTATGACCTGCACTTTGTCAAGTTTGCCATCGACAGTGACCAGCTCCATCAGCTCTGGGAGAAGGACCAG CTCAACATCGCCAAGAACACCTGGCCCATTCTGAAGGGCTTTCAGGAGGGGCCCCTCAACTTCGCTCCCACCTTCAAGTTTGATGTGGGTACCAACAAATACGATACCAG TGCCAAGAAACGGAAGCCAGCTTGGACAGACCGTATCCTATGGAAGGTCAAGGCTCCAGGTGGGGGTCCCAGCCCCTCAGGACGGAAGAGCCACCGACTCCAGGTGACGCAGCACAGCTACCGCAGCCACATGGAATACACAGTCAGCGACCACAAGCCTGTGGCTGCCCAGTTCCTCCTGCAG TTTGCCTTCAGGGACGACATGCCACTGGTGCGGCTGGAGGTGGCAGATGAGTGGGTGCGGCCCGAGCAGGCGGTGGTGAGGTACCGCATGGAAACAGTGTTCGCCCGCAGCTCCTGGGACTGGATCGGCTTGTACCGG GTGGGTTTCCGCCATTGCAAGGACTATGTGGCTTATGTCTGGGCCAAACATGAAGATGTGGATGGGAATACCTACCAG GTAACATTCAGTGAGGAATCACTGCCCAAGGGCCATGGAGACTTCATCCTGGGCTACTATAGTCACAACCACAGCATCCTCATCGGCGTCACTGAACCCTTCCAG ATCTCGCTGCCTTCCTCGGAGTTGGCCAGCAGCAGCACAGACAGCTCAGGCACCAGCTCAGAGGGAGAGGATGACAGCACACTGGAGCTCCTTGCACCCAAGTCCCGCAGCCCCAGTCCTGGCAAGTCCAAGCGACACCGCAGCCGCAGCCCGGGACTGGCCAGGTTCCCTGGGCTTGCCCTACGGCCCTCATCCTGTGAACGCCGTGGTGCCAGCCGTAGCCCCTCACCCCAGAGCCGCCGCCTGTCCCGAGTGGCTCCTGACAGGAGCAGTAATGGCAGCAGCCGGGGAAGTAGTGAAGAGGGGCCCTCTGGGTTGCCTGGCCCCTGGGCCTTCCCACCAGCTGTGCCTCGAAGCCTGGGCCTGTTGCCCGCCTTGCGCCTAGAGACTGTAGACCCTGGTGGTGGTGGTTCCTGGGGACCTGATCGGGAGGCCCTGGCCCCCAACAGCCTGTCTCCTAGTCCCCAGGGCCATCGGGGGCTGGAGGAAGGGGGCCTGGGGCCCTGA